Proteins encoded together in one Porites lutea chromosome 2, jaPorLute2.1, whole genome shotgun sequence window:
- the LOC140926216 gene encoding uncharacterized protein: MAEGSSSLLEEEYKPLDTPLDTWNVEEVKCFITHHFSNEVASKFEAEDIDGDSCIQLLRKSDDDRTFEKLGLLTFGKVCKFRKVTESLMPRHSRSSTPSSQLSLSSISSPKPKLSEISTFSKDIQLLYKAKRGRIQRAAVQMWPGNDFPNFRLAEEKAKLDQLAR, from the exons ATGGCGGAGGGATCGAGTTCGCTCTTGGAGGAGGAGTATAAACCTTTAGATACACCTTTGGATACTTGGAATGTTGAAGAAGTGAAATGTTTTATTACTCATCATTTCTCAAACGAAGTAGCGAGCAAATTTGAAG CTGAAGATATTGATGGAGACAGTTGTATTCAACTTCTGCGCAAGTCGGACGACGACAGAACGTTTGAAAAGTTAGGTCTGTTGACTTTCGGTAAAGTCTGCAAATTTAGGAAGGTCACAGAGTCGCTTATGCCTCGTCACTCAAGATCATCGACTCCCTCTTCACAGTTAAGCTTATCTTCAATCTCTTCCCCTAAGCCCAAGCTGAGTGAAATTAGCACTTTCTCAAAAGACATACAACTCCTGTACAAGGCAAA GCGGGGACGCATTCAGAGGGCGGCAGTTCAAATGTGGCCAGGGAACGACTTTCCCAACTTTCGCCTTGCTGAAGAGAAGGCCAAACTAGATCAACTCGCG AGATAA